In uncultured Umboniibacter sp., one genomic interval encodes:
- a CDS encoding glycosyltransferase: MNIICMKWGDKFPPHYVNRLYAMVRRNLTGDFRFVCFTEDGSGIREEVEVQPLPELELPTGLPERGWRKLTVFAPGFGGLEGPTLFLDLDVVIVDSIDPLFEIEGEFFIAHDKKNPAKQEGNSSIFRFIPGAYPEILENFVNNFERVRSEVRHEQAYLSREMHRSGKMQFWPDEWVPSFKYKCLPKFPMNFFIDPFIPDEAKILIFHGLPNPPEAVEGKSGKWYRHFKPARWIEDYWCE; encoded by the coding sequence TTGAATATAATTTGTATGAAATGGGGAGATAAGTTTCCCCCACACTATGTCAATCGTCTTTATGCAATGGTTCGCCGCAACCTAACCGGGGACTTTCGCTTTGTCTGCTTTACTGAAGATGGTTCCGGTATACGAGAGGAAGTAGAAGTACAGCCTTTGCCCGAATTGGAGCTTCCTACTGGACTCCCAGAGCGCGGTTGGCGCAAGCTAACCGTTTTTGCTCCAGGTTTCGGAGGGTTAGAGGGGCCGACATTGTTTCTTGACCTCGACGTGGTGATAGTCGATTCGATTGACCCATTATTTGAGATTGAAGGCGAATTTTTCATTGCTCATGACAAAAAGAACCCTGCAAAGCAGGAGGGTAATTCGTCTATATTCCGCTTTATTCCAGGTGCCTACCCTGAGATTCTTGAAAACTTCGTTAATAACTTTGAGCGCGTTCGAAGTGAAGTTCGCCATGAGCAGGCCTATTTATCGCGAGAGATGCATCGTTCCGGTAAAATGCAATTTTGGCCAGATGAATGGGTGCCAAGTTTCAAATATAAGTGCTTGCCGAAGTTTCCAATGAATTTCTTCATAGACCCATTTATTCCGGATGAGGCGAAAATTTTGATATTCCACGGGTTGCCGAATCCACCTGAGGCGGTCGAAGGAAAGAGCGGTAAGTGGTACCGACATTTCAAACCAGCACGATGGATTGAAGACTATTGGTGTGAATAA